A part of Bacillota bacterium genomic DNA contains:
- a CDS encoding ABC transporter permease: MSGTAVYVARRLATSVVTLLGVAVAVFLLVRLLPGDPARVIAGLLATDQQVAQIRHQLGLDQPLATQFATFLLQLLQGNLGVSARTSQPVLAEILARLPYTLELAVAATLVGSVSGILMGVAAAVRRTSWLDFLVSVGALAGISMPVYWLGLLLIILFAVDLHWLPAAGADRPGAIVLPALTLALFSVALVARMTRAAMLETLRQDYVRTATAKGVGRGRVIFVHALRNAFLPILTVIALQFGNLLGGAVLTETVFGWPGMGQLLVNSIFARDYPMIQGIILVYATLVVLINLLVDLLYTAVDPRIRYS, translated from the coding sequence TTGAGCGGAACCGCAGTCTACGTGGCGAGACGGCTGGCCACCTCGGTGGTCACTCTCCTCGGGGTGGCCGTCGCCGTCTTCCTGCTCGTCCGGCTCTTGCCCGGCGACCCGGCGCGGGTCATCGCCGGCCTCCTGGCCACCGACCAGCAGGTGGCGCAGATCCGCCACCAGCTGGGGCTGGACCAGCCGCTGGCGACGCAGTTCGCCACCTTCCTCCTCCAGCTGCTGCAGGGCAACCTGGGCGTCTCGGCGCGCACCTCGCAGCCGGTGCTGGCCGAGATCCTCGCCCGGTTGCCCTACACGCTGGAGCTGGCGGTGGCAGCCACGCTGGTCGGCTCGGTGAGCGGCATCCTGATGGGCGTGGCGGCGGCGGTGCGGCGGACCAGCTGGCTGGACTTCCTGGTCTCGGTGGGGGCGCTGGCGGGCATCTCCATGCCGGTCTACTGGCTGGGGCTGCTCCTGATCATCCTCTTCGCCGTCGACCTGCACTGGCTGCCGGCGGCCGGCGCCGACCGGCCGGGGGCCATCGTGCTGCCGGCGCTGACACTGGCGCTCTTCTCCGTGGCGCTGGTGGCGCGCATGACGCGGGCGGCCATGCTGGAGACGCTCCGCCAGGACTACGTGCGCACCGCCACCGCCAAGGGGGTGGGGAGGGGGCGCGTCATCTTCGTCCACGCGCTGCGCAACGCCTTCCTGCCCATCCTGACGGTGATCGCGCTCCAGTTCGGCAACCTGCTGGGCGGCGCCGTGCTGACCGAGACGGTCTTCGGCTGGCCGGGCATGGGGCAGCTGCTGGTCAACTCCATCTTCGCCCGTGACTACCCCATGATCCAGGGCATCATCCTCGTCTACGCCACCCTGGTCGTGCTCATCAACCTGCTGGTCGACCTGCTCTACACGGCGGTCGACCCGCGCATCCGCTACTCGTGA